In Vibrio sp. 10N, the following proteins share a genomic window:
- a CDS encoding H-NS family histone-like protein — MSELTKTLLNIRSLRAFARELTLEQLEEALEKLTTVVGERQEAEAEERAAKQAREAKLSEYAQMIAQDGIDVEDLIAALSGESKGKAKTKRAPRPAKYKYVDGTGAEKTWTGQGRTPSVIQAALDAGKSLEDFEI; from the coding sequence ATGTCTGAATTAACTAAAACTCTACTTAATATTCGTAGCCTGCGTGCATTTGCTCGTGAACTTACTCTTGAGCAATTGGAAGAAGCACTAGAAAAGCTAACTACCGTTGTGGGTGAAAGACAAGAAGCTGAAGCAGAAGAACGTGCAGCAAAACAAGCACGTGAAGCTAAGCTAAGTGAATATGCACAAATGATCGCTCAAGACGGCATTGACGTTGAAGATCTTATTGCGGCACTGTCTGGTGAGTCTAAAGGCAAAGCAAAAACTAAACGTGCTCCTCGCCCAGCAAAATACAAGTACGTTGACGGTACAGGCGCAGAAAAAACTTGGACTGGCCAAGGTCGTACACCGTCAGTTATCCAAGCAGCACTAGATGCAGGTAAATCACTAGAAGACTTTGAAATCTAA
- a CDS encoding inosine/guanosine kinase: MKFPGQRKSKHYFPVHERDLLVSQSQSSKKMSRTHIIGIDQTLVDIEAKVDSSVIEKFGLSKGHSLVIDDQAAEALYNELKDKELITNEYAGGTIGNTLHNYSVLADDKSVLLGVMSADIKIGSYGYRYLCNTSSRMDLNYLQGVEGAIGRCFTLITEDGERTFAISEGQMNQLRAESIPEKIFKKASALVLTAYLVRCKDGDPMPEATMQAIEYAKKYNVPVVLTLGTRFVIQDDPEYWRDFLKQHVSVVAMNEDEAEALTGEKDPLAASDKALDWVDLVLCTAGPVGLYMAGYTEDASKRETSLPLLPGCIAEFNRFEFSRPAVKDACDNPIKVYSHIAPYMGGPEKIKNTNGAGDAALSALLHDMAANKYHKENVPNSSKHQHTFLTYSSFSQVCKYSNRASYEVLVQHSPRLSRGLPEREDSLEEAYWER; this comes from the coding sequence ATGAAATTCCCTGGCCAAAGAAAGTCAAAGCACTACTTCCCTGTTCACGAGAGAGATTTGCTTGTTAGCCAATCACAAAGCAGCAAGAAGATGTCACGCACGCACATTATTGGTATTGACCAAACCTTGGTCGATATCGAAGCAAAAGTCGACAGCAGTGTGATCGAAAAGTTTGGCCTAAGTAAAGGGCACTCGTTGGTTATTGATGACCAAGCGGCGGAAGCTTTATATAACGAGTTGAAGGATAAAGAACTGATCACCAATGAATACGCTGGCGGAACCATTGGTAATACCTTGCACAATTACTCTGTATTAGCAGACGATAAATCGGTGCTGCTTGGCGTTATGAGCGCTGATATTAAGATTGGTAGCTATGGTTACCGCTATCTATGTAATACGTCGAGTCGAATGGATCTTAATTACCTTCAAGGGGTGGAAGGGGCTATTGGTCGTTGCTTTACCTTGATCACTGAAGATGGCGAACGTACTTTCGCAATTAGTGAAGGACAGATGAACCAACTTCGCGCAGAGAGTATTCCTGAAAAAATCTTCAAAAAAGCGTCGGCTTTGGTTTTAACCGCGTACTTAGTGCGCTGTAAAGATGGCGACCCAATGCCAGAAGCAACAATGCAAGCAATTGAGTACGCCAAAAAATATAATGTCCCAGTTGTATTAACGCTTGGTACACGCTTTGTTATTCAAGACGATCCTGAATATTGGCGCGACTTCTTGAAACAGCATGTTTCTGTTGTTGCAATGAATGAAGATGAAGCGGAAGCGCTCACCGGTGAAAAAGATCCATTGGCAGCTTCAGATAAAGCGCTTGATTGGGTTGATTTGGTGCTTTGCACTGCGGGCCCTGTCGGTTTGTACATGGCGGGTTATACAGAAGATGCATCTAAACGTGAAACGAGTTTACCTTTATTACCTGGCTGTATTGCTGAATTCAATCGTTTTGAATTTAGTCGACCAGCGGTAAAAGATGCCTGCGATAATCCTATTAAAGTTTATTCACATATTGCGCCTTATATGGGCGGCCCAGAAAAGATTAAGAATACTAATGGTGCGGGTGATGCTGCGTTGTCTGCGTTGCTACATGATATGGCAGCGAATAAATACCATAAAGAAAATGTGCCTAACTCAAGTAAACACCAACATACTTTCTTGACTTATTCGTCGTTCTCACAAGTGTGCAAGTACTCGAACCGAGCAAGCTATGAGGTATTGGTTCAGCATTCACCTCGTCTTTCTAGAGGTTTACCTGAAAGAGAAGATAGCCTTGAAGAGGCTTATTGGGAAAGATAA
- the mnmA gene encoding tRNA 2-thiouridine(34) synthase MnmA, whose translation MSDNSQKKVIVGMSGGVDSSVSAYLLKQQGYQVEGLFMKNWEEDDNEEYCTAAEDLADAQAVCDKLGIHLHTINFAAEYWDNVFEYFLAEYKAGRTPNPDILCNKEIKFKAFLEFADEVLDADYIAMGHYVSRTFPENGEAPQMLRGLDSNKDQSYFLYTLSHEQIARSLFPVGELEKPEVRRIAEEQGLITAKKKDSTGICFIGERKFTDFLSRYLPAQPGKIETPEGKEIGEHQGLMYHTLGQRKGLHIGGQKGGGGNEEPWYVAEKDLKRNVLIAVQGADHPLLKSNGLRASQLHWVDRQAITQPLQCTVKTRYRQQDIPCTIIPIDDENIKVIFDEPQVAVTPGQSAVFYSGNVCLGGGIIEERI comes from the coding sequence ATGTCTGATAACAGCCAAAAGAAAGTGATTGTCGGTATGTCCGGCGGTGTAGACTCCTCTGTTTCTGCCTATCTTCTGAAACAGCAAGGCTACCAAGTAGAAGGCCTGTTCATGAAGAACTGGGAAGAAGATGATAACGAGGAATACTGCACGGCAGCGGAAGATCTTGCTGACGCACAAGCGGTTTGTGACAAGCTAGGTATCCACCTGCATACGATCAACTTTGCTGCTGAGTATTGGGACAACGTATTCGAATACTTCCTAGCGGAATACAAAGCAGGTCGCACACCAAACCCTGACATTCTTTGTAACAAAGAAATCAAGTTCAAAGCCTTCTTAGAGTTTGCAGATGAAGTGCTAGATGCCGATTATATTGCCATGGGTCACTATGTAAGCCGCACTTTCCCGGAAAACGGTGAAGCACCACAAATGTTGCGCGGCCTAGACAGCAATAAAGATCAAAGCTACTTCCTGTACACGCTAAGCCACGAACAAATCGCGCGCAGCCTGTTCCCTGTGGGTGAGCTTGAGAAGCCGGAAGTACGCCGCATTGCTGAAGAGCAAGGTTTAATCACCGCCAAGAAAAAAGACTCTACAGGTATTTGTTTTATCGGTGAGCGCAAATTTACAGACTTCTTGTCTCGCTATTTGCCAGCACAACCGGGTAAAATCGAAACGCCTGAAGGCAAAGAAATCGGTGAACACCAAGGTCTTATGTACCACACGCTTGGTCAACGTAAAGGCCTGCATATTGGTGGTCAAAAAGGCGGCGGTGGCAACGAAGAGCCTTGGTACGTTGCGGAGAAAGATCTTAAACGTAATGTCCTTATCGCGGTACAAGGTGCTGATCACCCACTGCTAAAATCTAATGGACTTCGCGCTTCGCAACTGCACTGGGTCGATCGTCAAGCGATCACGCAGCCGTTACAATGCACAGTGAAAACCCGTTATCGTCAACAGGATATCCCTTGTACTATCATTCCTATCGACGATGAAAACATTAAAGTGATCTTTGATGAGCCACAAGTCGCAGTAACCCCAGGTCAATCTGCGGTATTCTACAGTGGCAATGTTTGTCTTGGTGGCGGCATCATCGAAGAGCGCATCTAA
- the hflD gene encoding high frequency lysogenization protein HflD has translation MANTLYDRTIAFAGICQAVALVQRVAKDGYCDSDAFETSIKAITNMNPSSTLDVFGIESDLKIGLECLVNGIDSTPAGSEITRYIISLMALERKLNSRNDAMAQLGDRLQMVERQLDHYELLDEQMISNLASVYLDVISPIGPRIQVTGTPAVLQQTSTQQKVRALLLSGIRSAVLWRQVGGKRRHLVFGRKKMIEQAQILLARM, from the coding sequence GTGGCTAATACACTTTATGACCGTACTATAGCGTTTGCAGGGATTTGCCAAGCCGTTGCCCTCGTTCAACGTGTTGCTAAAGACGGTTACTGTGATTCAGACGCGTTTGAAACCTCAATCAAAGCGATCACTAACATGAACCCGTCGAGCACGCTCGACGTGTTCGGCATAGAATCTGACTTAAAAATCGGGCTCGAGTGCTTGGTGAACGGGATCGACAGCACACCAGCAGGCAGTGAAATCACTCGCTATATCATCAGCCTTATGGCGTTGGAGCGTAAGCTCAATAGCCGCAATGATGCGATGGCACAGCTTGGCGACCGCTTGCAAATGGTTGAGCGTCAACTTGATCACTATGAGCTACTCGATGAGCAAATGATCAGCAACCTCGCTAGCGTTTACTTAGACGTCATAAGCCCAATTGGACCTCGTATTCAAGTGACGGGTACTCCAGCGGTACTTCAGCAAACCTCGACTCAACAGAAAGTACGCGCTCTGCTACTGTCTGGTATTCGTAGTGCTGTTTTATGGCGCCAAGTAGGTGGTAAGCGCAGACACTTAGTGTTCGGACGCAAAAAAATGATTGAACAAGCACAGATTCTGCTTGCTCGCATGTAA
- the purB gene encoding adenylosuccinate lyase gives MELSALTAVSPVDGRYGSKTTALRSIFSEFGLLKYRSIVEIRWLQKLAATDAIKEVPAFSAEANQFLDELAANFSEEDAARIKEIERTTNHDVKAVEYFLKEKVAGVPELHAVNEFIHFACTSEDINNTSHALMLKEARDTVVLPEIRNIIDAISKLAEEYRDIPLLSRTHGQPASPTTMGKEMANVAYRMERQYKQIASVEILGKINGAVGNYNAHLSAYPELDWHKFSEEFITESLGVTWNPYTTQIEPHDYIAELFDAIARFNTILIDFDRDVWGYIALGHFKQKTIAGEIGSSTMPHKVNPIDFENSEGNLGLANAVFAHLAQKLPVSRWQRDLTDSTVLRNLGVGCGYAIIAYTSTLKGISKLEVNREALLAELDKNWEVLAEPVQTVMRRYGIEKPYEKLKELTRGKRVDGEAMRNFIDGLELPEDEKERLKQMTPANYIGQAIELTDKL, from the coding sequence ATGGAACTGTCAGCATTGACTGCTGTTTCACCAGTAGACGGCCGTTACGGTAGTAAGACAACTGCACTTCGCAGCATCTTTAGTGAGTTTGGCCTACTAAAGTACCGCTCTATCGTTGAAATTCGTTGGTTGCAAAAACTTGCAGCGACGGATGCAATCAAAGAAGTTCCAGCATTCAGTGCAGAAGCTAACCAGTTTCTTGATGAGCTAGCGGCTAACTTCAGCGAAGAAGACGCTGCACGCATTAAAGAGATCGAGCGTACCACTAACCACGACGTTAAAGCGGTTGAGTACTTCCTAAAAGAAAAAGTAGCGGGTGTACCAGAGCTTCACGCGGTAAACGAGTTCATCCACTTCGCTTGTACTTCTGAAGACATCAACAACACTTCTCACGCGCTAATGCTTAAAGAAGCTCGTGACACGGTTGTTCTTCCTGAAATCCGTAACATCATCGACGCTATCAGCAAACTTGCTGAAGAGTACCGTGATATTCCACTACTTTCTCGTACGCACGGCCAGCCAGCTTCACCTACTACTATGGGTAAAGAGATGGCAAACGTTGCTTACCGTATGGAACGTCAATACAAGCAAATCGCGTCTGTAGAAATCCTAGGTAAAATCAATGGCGCAGTCGGTAACTACAACGCTCACCTATCTGCTTACCCAGAGCTAGATTGGCACAAGTTCAGCGAAGAGTTTATCACTGAATCTCTTGGCGTAACTTGGAACCCATACACAACTCAGATCGAACCACACGACTACATCGCTGAGCTATTCGATGCGATTGCACGTTTCAACACGATTCTGATCGACTTCGACCGTGACGTTTGGGGTTACATCGCACTTGGTCACTTCAAGCAGAAGACCATCGCTGGCGAAATCGGCTCTTCAACTATGCCGCACAAAGTTAACCCAATCGACTTTGAAAACTCAGAAGGTAACCTAGGTCTAGCAAACGCTGTATTTGCTCACCTAGCGCAAAAACTGCCTGTTTCTCGCTGGCAGCGTGACCTTACTGACTCAACAGTACTGCGTAACCTAGGTGTTGGCTGTGGCTACGCGATCATCGCTTACACATCTACGCTTAAAGGTATCAGCAAGCTAGAAGTAAACCGTGAAGCGCTTCTTGCTGAACTAGACAAAAACTGGGAAGTATTGGCAGAGCCTGTACAAACAGTGATGCGTCGCTACGGCATCGAGAAGCCATACGAGAAGCTAAAAGAGCTGACTCGTGGTAAGCGTGTTGACGGTGAAGCGATGCGTAACTTCATCGACGGCCTAGAGCTTCCAGAAGATGAAAAAGAGCGTCTAAAACAGATGACACCAGCGAACTACATCGGTCAAGCTATCGAGCTCACTGACAAGCTGTAA
- a CDS encoding DUF3833 domain-containing protein, whose amino-acid sequence MKRMRWLASFLVLPLILLLSACSADLKDYQGSNPEFNLFEYFEGETKAWGMVQDYTDKQTRRFEVVIVGTVQGDQITLVEDFVFDDGELDQRTWTIDRLADGTYKGRADDIIGEATGEVVGNALRWQYDFELEVDGSTYTVAFDDWMYRQDDKHLFNLTSIRKFGMEVGTITLFFQKQ is encoded by the coding sequence ATGAAACGTATGCGGTGGTTGGCTTCATTCTTGGTGCTTCCTCTTATCTTACTGCTTAGTGCTTGCAGTGCGGATTTAAAGGACTACCAAGGTTCTAATCCTGAATTTAACTTGTTTGAGTACTTCGAAGGTGAAACCAAAGCTTGGGGGATGGTGCAAGATTACACCGACAAGCAAACTCGCCGCTTTGAAGTCGTGATTGTTGGAACCGTGCAGGGAGACCAAATCACACTGGTTGAGGACTTTGTGTTCGACGATGGAGAGCTGGATCAGCGTACTTGGACGATAGACAGACTGGCTGACGGAACCTATAAAGGCCGCGCGGATGACATCATCGGTGAGGCGACTGGAGAGGTAGTCGGTAACGCGCTGCGATGGCAATACGACTTTGAATTGGAAGTTGACGGTTCAACATACACGGTAGCGTTTGACGATTGGATGTACCGCCAAGACGACAAGCATTTATTCAACCTAACGAGTATCCGCAAGTTCGGTATGGAAGTGGGAACGATAACCCTGTTTTTTCAAAAGCAGTAG
- a CDS encoding chalcone isomerase family protein: MKAKGLLGLCLALAVGSASATSDRPVSYEGWGQWKVVGEAQLSWLFFDIYRSQLLAPQGTYALGNDVSPHPIALRIEYQRDISREQLLEATLDQWEKMDIDKETRSSWIAKLYDIFPSVADGHQLIYVTDGAAGNFYYLNSDKPIQKVGRIEDESLNDGFLSIWLGNNTQYPKLRAQLIGMNR, from the coding sequence ATGAAAGCTAAAGGATTACTTGGATTATGTTTAGCGTTGGCCGTAGGCAGCGCCTCTGCAACCAGCGATAGACCCGTAAGTTATGAAGGTTGGGGACAATGGAAAGTTGTCGGCGAGGCGCAGCTGTCATGGCTTTTCTTCGATATATACCGTTCACAGCTGCTTGCTCCCCAAGGCACGTATGCGTTGGGCAACGATGTCTCTCCTCATCCTATCGCGCTGCGCATTGAGTACCAGCGTGACATTAGCCGAGAGCAACTTTTAGAAGCGACTCTCGACCAATGGGAGAAAATGGACATCGACAAAGAGACGCGAAGCAGCTGGATTGCCAAGCTATATGACATTTTCCCTAGCGTCGCCGACGGACATCAGCTCATCTACGTGACCGACGGTGCTGCGGGTAACTTCTATTACTTAAACAGTGACAAACCGATTCAGAAAGTAGGGCGTATTGAGGACGAGTCACTCAATGATGGCTTTCTCTCTATTTGGCTAGGCAACAATACTCAATATCCTAAGCTGCGCGCTCAGCTGATAGGTATGAATCGTTAA
- a CDS encoding DUF2878 domain-containing protein, whose translation MSRGWKLLIVSTWFELMWALSVLGQERFQWLALALAAITVVTTFNKLNLSLPIWGAIVGLGLIVDSVNALTGVLVFDSALLPIWLVALWLIFAWYAYFLASFLTSYPISIVVIVGGVAGALSYFAGFKLGAVDTHLSVFTMMALLFLQWVAIVFVVLRLSTYSERKVSHES comes from the coding sequence ATGAGTCGTGGATGGAAGCTATTAATAGTGAGTACTTGGTTCGAGCTGATGTGGGCGTTATCTGTATTGGGTCAGGAGCGTTTTCAGTGGCTCGCACTTGCCCTCGCTGCGATTACTGTTGTGACCACCTTTAACAAGCTCAACCTGTCACTGCCTATCTGGGGCGCCATTGTTGGACTTGGTTTAATCGTGGATAGCGTGAATGCACTGACCGGCGTGTTGGTCTTTGATTCGGCGCTGCTTCCAATTTGGCTAGTGGCTCTATGGCTTATTTTTGCTTGGTATGCATACTTTCTTGCTAGTTTTCTGACTTCTTATCCGATTTCCATCGTAGTAATAGTGGGTGGTGTGGCCGGAGCGCTCAGCTACTTCGCAGGGTTTAAACTCGGCGCTGTGGATACACACCTTTCTGTTTTTACGATGATGGCGCTACTTTTCTTGCAATGGGTTGCCATCGTGTTCGTTGTTCTTCGATTGAGCACATACTCGGAGCGAAAGGTGAGTCATGAAAGCTAA
- a CDS encoding cyclopropane-fatty-acyl-phospholipid synthase family protein — MLQTTSLDVPKSLTGLQKTAKGVAFGCLQKLEIGTLTIIESFSSDGASTRQVEERFGSPRSNEPAAVIEVKHPEFYRRLLQGGSIAAGEAYMDDWWDSPDLSALMELMALNLAALDSIEDKSSLLTRIMYKLGHWVNRNTVSKSKENIEAHYDLGNSLYETFLDERMLYSSGIYQQDTDTLEQAQINKMDRLCQQLKLQPSDHVIEIGTGWGGMAIHMAKHYGCRVTTTTISEEQYAYAQQRVAEEGLTDKIILLKQDYRLLEGQFDKLVSIEMIEAVGKQFLVSYLKKCQSLLKPKGLMAIQAITIADQRYEYYSDNVDFIQKYIFPGGFLPSITALTSNTTKHTDLIVRDLFDIGQDYAKTLVDWRLRFEAALTRVRELGYDERFIRMWRYYFCYCEGGFRAKSISTVHITFQRGQ, encoded by the coding sequence ATGTTACAAACTACGTCCCTAGACGTACCAAAGTCACTCACTGGCTTACAGAAAACCGCGAAAGGTGTTGCCTTTGGGTGTTTGCAGAAACTGGAAATTGGTACGTTAACCATCATTGAGAGCTTTTCTAGCGACGGTGCGAGTACACGTCAAGTGGAAGAACGCTTTGGCTCGCCGAGATCAAATGAGCCAGCGGCCGTAATCGAGGTGAAGCATCCTGAATTTTACCGTCGCTTGCTTCAAGGCGGAAGTATCGCCGCTGGTGAGGCGTATATGGATGATTGGTGGGATAGCCCAGATCTTTCTGCGTTAATGGAGTTGATGGCGCTCAATCTTGCTGCGTTAGACTCGATAGAAGATAAATCGAGCCTGCTGACCCGAATCATGTACAAACTGGGTCACTGGGTGAACCGAAATACGGTCTCTAAATCGAAAGAGAACATTGAGGCGCACTACGACTTAGGAAACAGCCTTTATGAAACCTTCCTTGACGAGCGCATGCTTTACTCTTCAGGGATCTACCAGCAAGACACAGACACCCTAGAGCAAGCGCAGATCAATAAGATGGATCGTTTGTGTCAGCAATTGAAACTGCAGCCCAGCGACCACGTCATTGAAATTGGCACTGGTTGGGGCGGTATGGCGATCCATATGGCGAAACATTATGGATGCCGTGTCACGACGACCACCATCTCGGAAGAGCAGTATGCGTATGCACAGCAGAGAGTGGCCGAAGAGGGGCTGACGGATAAAATTATCCTGCTTAAACAAGATTATCGCTTGCTTGAGGGGCAATTCGATAAGTTAGTGTCCATCGAAATGATTGAGGCGGTGGGTAAACAGTTTTTAGTTTCCTATCTCAAAAAGTGTCAATCGCTCCTGAAACCAAAAGGTTTGATGGCGATACAAGCGATTACCATCGCAGACCAGCGCTACGAATATTATTCTGACAACGTCGACTTTATCCAGAAATACATTTTCCCTGGTGGCTTCTTACCTTCCATTACCGCGCTAACATCAAACACCACCAAGCACACGGATTTGATCGTCCGCGACTTATTCGACATTGGTCAAGATTACGCGAAAACCTTAGTGGACTGGCGCCTTCGTTTCGAAGCGGCGTTAACACGGGTGCGTGAGCTCGGATACGATGAGCGCTTTATCCGTATGTGGCGTTACTACTTTTGCTACTGTGAAGGTGGCTTTAGAGCGAAGAGTATCAGTACTGTCCATATCACGTTTCAACGCGGCCAGTAG
- a CDS encoding DUF1365 domain-containing protein produces the protein MSVSSRLMIGEVGHRRFAPTKHHLSYPLFMPAIDLDEIDSLQRRVWGFGRRWWHWARFKREDYVGEGDLKLAVQDKVFELTGERFNGKVIAVCHLRYLGLYFSPVNFYYLYDEQNQWRYLLAEVSNTPWNERHYYAIAAESGDQNVNWQHDKAFHVSPFNPVDQRYHWKLKPLSERLFVHLECHNPHKVFDATLQMKAQPFTSSSLLKQLVKTPIMAVKVVAGIYWHAFKLWRKGVPIYDHPGKNNKEFSQQSNSKN, from the coding sequence ATGTCTGTTTCAAGCCGCTTGATGATCGGTGAGGTCGGGCATCGGCGATTTGCACCGACCAAGCACCACCTCTCTTATCCGCTGTTTATGCCCGCTATCGATCTCGATGAGATCGATTCCCTTCAGCGACGGGTATGGGGCTTTGGACGTCGTTGGTGGCATTGGGCTCGGTTTAAGCGTGAGGATTATGTTGGTGAAGGGGATTTAAAGTTAGCGGTTCAAGACAAAGTGTTTGAACTGACTGGAGAGAGGTTTAACGGCAAAGTTATTGCGGTTTGTCACCTTCGCTATCTGGGTTTGTATTTCAGTCCGGTCAATTTTTACTATTTATATGATGAACAGAACCAGTGGCGCTATTTGTTGGCAGAGGTAAGTAATACACCTTGGAACGAAAGGCACTATTACGCCATTGCTGCCGAATCTGGCGATCAAAACGTCAATTGGCAGCATGACAAAGCGTTTCACGTCTCACCGTTTAATCCGGTAGACCAACGTTACCACTGGAAGCTTAAACCTTTGAGTGAAAGGTTATTTGTCCATTTGGAGTGTCACAACCCCCATAAAGTCTTCGACGCGACACTTCAAATGAAAGCGCAGCCGTTCACATCATCTTCTTTACTAAAACAATTGGTCAAAACACCAATAATGGCCGTAAAAGTTGTGGCTGGAATATATTGGCATGCCTTTAAGCTATGGCGAAAGGGGGTACCAATATACGACCATCCAGGAAAGAACAATAAAGAATTTTCGCAGCAATCGAATTCTAAGAATTAG
- a CDS encoding NAD(P)/FAD-dependent oxidoreductase yields MKIAIVGTGISGLTCGYYLHKDHEVTLYEANDYIGGHTATIDIEHNGKQYAVDTGFIVYNDRTYPNFIKMMNEVGVKGNPTQMSFSVKNAANGLEYNGHTIPTLFAQKRNLLNPTFYRFIFEILRFNKLAKASADDDSLVEQTLGEFLQSNGFSDYFTQNYILPMGAAIWSSTLADMRAFPLRFFLRFFLNHGLLDVVDRPQWYVIEGGSRAYIEPLTRGFSECIRLNSPVSRVERHDNGVSVTSNGETERFDRVIFACHSDQALAMIDDVSDEEREILGAMAYQDNEVVLHRDTSVLPKRQAAWASWNYALDGGEDEQQRLPTLTYNMNILQHIESETTFCVSLNSADKIQQDKILRTFNYSHPVFTTESIAAQQRREELWGKRKTWFCGAYWYNGFHEDGVRSALDVVKGIEQETSQTAPVAETLARGAA; encoded by the coding sequence ATGAAGATTGCAATTGTAGGAACCGGAATTTCAGGCTTAACGTGTGGTTATTATCTACATAAAGATCACGAGGTAACGTTATACGAGGCCAATGACTATATAGGGGGGCACACGGCGACCATCGATATTGAGCACAATGGTAAGCAGTACGCCGTCGATACTGGCTTTATCGTCTACAACGACCGTACTTATCCAAATTTCATCAAAATGATGAACGAAGTTGGGGTGAAAGGTAACCCAACTCAAATGAGCTTCAGTGTAAAGAATGCGGCGAATGGTCTCGAATATAACGGGCATACTATTCCTACTCTATTTGCCCAAAAACGCAATCTACTCAACCCAACCTTCTACCGCTTCATCTTCGAGATTTTAAGGTTTAACAAACTGGCTAAAGCGTCTGCCGATGACGATAGCTTAGTCGAGCAAACTCTGGGAGAGTTTTTACAATCGAACGGCTTTTCAGATTACTTCACTCAAAATTATATCTTGCCAATGGGCGCAGCGATTTGGTCGTCGACGTTGGCAGACATGCGTGCGTTCCCGTTACGCTTCTTCCTGCGCTTTTTCTTGAACCACGGCTTACTTGATGTGGTGGATCGCCCGCAATGGTATGTGATTGAGGGAGGCTCGCGCGCATATATTGAACCTCTAACTCGTGGTTTTTCGGAATGCATACGATTGAACTCACCAGTCAGTCGTGTTGAACGTCATGATAACGGCGTCAGTGTCACATCAAACGGCGAGACCGAACGTTTTGACAGAGTCATCTTTGCCTGTCATAGCGATCAGGCTTTGGCGATGATAGATGATGTTTCAGATGAAGAGCGCGAAATTCTGGGCGCAATGGCTTACCAAGATAATGAAGTGGTTCTGCATCGAGACACTAGCGTATTGCCGAAGCGCCAAGCTGCTTGGGCTTCATGGAATTACGCCTTGGATGGCGGAGAAGACGAGCAGCAACGCTTGCCAACGCTAACCTACAACATGAACATCTTGCAGCACATCGAATCAGAAACCACCTTCTGCGTGTCACTGAACTCAGCAGACAAGATCCAGCAAGACAAAATATTACGTACTTTCAACTACAGTCATCCTGTTTTTACTACCGAGAGTATTGCCGCTCAGCAGCGACGTGAAGAGCTATGGGGCAAGCGCAAGACTTGGTTCTGCGGTGCCTATTGGTACAACGGCTTCCATGAGGATGGCGTTCGCAGCGCACTAGATGTGGTGAAAGGAATCGAGCAAGAAACTTCGCAAACAGCGCCTGTTGCAGAAACGTTGGCACGAGGAGCGGCGTAA
- a CDS encoding SDR family NAD(P)-dependent oxidoreductase, whose protein sequence is MEHQSVFITGASSGIGRQLAEDYAATGIHVYACGRSEMKLEEVKAGRDNITTLSFDVTDIEQVNHAISALTEPPTLWIVNAGDCEYIDNGELDAALIARVMNVNVNGSVNVLAAIQDRLDERQHVVVVSSIAGELALPRAEAYGASKAAITYLTRTLQLDWQHKGVLVSCVFPGFVKTPLTDKNDFDMPMIVSAEEASVAIREGIEKRRATIYFPKKFTSILRAIAALPYRWQTKIVAKLL, encoded by the coding sequence ATGGAGCATCAGTCGGTATTCATCACAGGCGCTTCGTCAGGCATAGGACGTCAATTGGCTGAAGACTATGCCGCGACGGGGATACATGTCTACGCATGTGGGCGCTCGGAAATGAAACTAGAAGAAGTGAAAGCAGGCCGAGATAACATTACGACCTTGAGTTTCGATGTGACTGACATAGAGCAGGTAAATCACGCCATCAGCGCGTTAACAGAGCCACCGACGCTCTGGATAGTGAACGCCGGGGACTGTGAGTACATTGATAATGGCGAGCTCGATGCTGCACTTATTGCGCGAGTGATGAACGTCAACGTCAACGGCAGCGTGAATGTGTTAGCAGCTATCCAAGACAGACTGGATGAGCGTCAACACGTTGTTGTCGTGAGCTCTATTGCAGGTGAACTGGCTCTGCCCCGCGCTGAAGCGTATGGCGCATCAAAAGCAGCGATCACTTATTTAACCAGAACATTACAGCTTGATTGGCAGCATAAGGGCGTATTGGTGAGTTGTGTGTTTCCTGGCTTTGTTAAAACACCGCTCACCGACAAAAATGATTTTGATATGCCAATGATAGTCTCTGCCGAAGAGGCTTCTGTGGCAATACGTGAAGGAATTGAGAAGCGCCGAGCGACGATTTATTTCCCGAAAAAGTTTACCTCTATTCTTAGGGCAATTGCAGCTTTGCCCTATCGTTGGCAAACCAAAATAGTGGCTAAACTTCTATAA